The Petropleomorpha daqingensis genome includes a window with the following:
- a CDS encoding DMT family transporter, which translates to MVFLVVTVVADVTGVVLLGKAQGFERPGPLIGGVLALLLGFVLFSFATRTVPASLANAVWAGASIVLVVLLGRVFLRETITAPQYVCLGLILAGTVGIYLLAREPA; encoded by the coding sequence ATGGTGTTCCTGGTGGTCACCGTGGTGGCCGACGTGACCGGCGTCGTGCTGCTGGGCAAGGCGCAGGGCTTCGAGCGGCCGGGACCGCTGATCGGCGGGGTGCTCGCGCTGCTGCTGGGGTTCGTCCTCTTCTCGTTCGCGACCAGGACGGTGCCCGCGTCCCTGGCCAACGCGGTGTGGGCCGGGGCGAGCATCGTTCTCGTGGTCCTGCTCGGCCGGGTCTTCCTGCGGGAGACGATCACCGCGCCGCAGTACGTGTGCCTCGGCCTGATCCTGGCCGGCACGGTCGGCATCTACCTCCTCGCCCGCGAGCCGGCGTGA
- a CDS encoding type III PLP-dependent enzyme — MVSVTAATSAVPTPAELGLDLAAVDVPALAERHGTPLLLLDPARVAERYRVLRRALPDVRPYYAVKALSHPAALAALRDEGACFDVASPAEAALVAGLGVAPDRCIYTHPVKKPADVAAAVRAGIRTFVFDGERELAKFAGLEDDVELLLRLRYRSPHALIDLSYKFGADPGDAVDLLHAAQRRGLRVTGLSFHPGSQLWSVEPLVEDIRHAAMLLDCLAGLGIDLAVLDIGGGLPVPYDAAVPHLSGFAAAVAEEIHPLTRRGIRVISEPGRFLAAPAVLAVAAVVGVAERGCVPWYYLDDGVYGSFSNVLSDHVHPTVHAYRAVTGEDRRDAVPSVLAGPTCDSTDVITTTALLPPLEVGDLVVAPNMGAYTTVTACEFNGIPKAPVVVL; from the coding sequence ATGGTCAGCGTCACGGCCGCGACCTCCGCCGTCCCGACGCCGGCGGAGCTGGGTCTCGACCTCGCCGCGGTGGACGTCCCGGCGCTCGCCGAGCGGCACGGCACGCCGCTGCTCCTGCTCGACCCGGCCCGGGTGGCCGAGCGCTACCGGGTGCTGCGCCGGGCGCTGCCGGACGTGCGGCCGTACTACGCGGTCAAGGCGCTCTCGCACCCGGCGGCGCTGGCCGCGCTCCGCGACGAGGGCGCCTGCTTCGACGTCGCCTCGCCGGCCGAGGCGGCGCTCGTGGCCGGGCTGGGGGTCGCGCCGGACCGGTGCATCTACACGCACCCGGTGAAGAAGCCGGCGGACGTCGCGGCCGCGGTGCGCGCCGGCATCCGGACCTTCGTCTTCGACGGCGAGCGCGAGCTGGCCAAGTTCGCCGGTCTCGAGGACGACGTCGAGCTGCTGCTCCGGCTGCGCTACCGCTCGCCGCACGCCCTCATCGACCTGTCCTACAAGTTCGGCGCCGACCCCGGCGACGCCGTCGACCTGCTGCACGCCGCGCAGCGCCGGGGGCTGCGGGTCACCGGCCTGTCGTTCCACCCGGGCAGCCAGCTGTGGTCGGTCGAGCCGCTGGTCGAGGACATCCGGCACGCGGCGATGCTGCTCGACTGCCTGGCCGGCCTGGGCATCGACCTGGCGGTGCTCGACATCGGCGGCGGGCTGCCGGTGCCCTACGACGCCGCCGTCCCGCACCTCTCCGGGTTCGCCGCCGCGGTCGCCGAGGAGATCCACCCGCTGACCCGGCGCGGGATCCGGGTCATCTCCGAACCCGGACGCTTCCTGGCGGCGCCCGCCGTCCTGGCCGTGGCCGCCGTCGTCGGGGTGGCCGAGCGCGGTTGCGTGCCCTGGTACTACCTGGACGACGGCGTGTACGGCAGCTTCTCGAACGTGCTCAGCGACCACGTGCACCCGACCGTCCACGCGTACCGGGCGGTGACGGGGGAGGACCGCCGCGACGCCGTCCCCAGCGTGCTGGCCGGCCCCACCTGCGACAGCACCGACGTGATCACCACGACCGCGCTGCTGCCACCGCTGGAGGTCGGCGACCTGGTGGTCGCGCCGAACATGGGCGCCTACACCACTGTCACGGCCTGCGAGTTCAACGGCATCCCCAAGGCGCCGGTCGTCGTCCTCTGA